The proteins below are encoded in one region of Microbispora sp. NBC_01189:
- a CDS encoding MDR family MFS transporter, which translates to MRSKNGLLLFAVLGGMFLAMLDQTIVGTALPRIVGELGGTGLYTWVVTAYLLTSTITVPLYGRLSDAYGRKPLLLTGVALFLLGSVLSGAAQSMGQLIAFRGVQGLGAGALLPLSLALVVDLFPAERSGRVQGALGGVMALSYLAGPFLGGLFTDHASWRWAFYVNVPIGAVLVAIIVWRLPHRPGHGGARPDYLGIAVFSAAISALLVGLTEKGVDGHTWTSGPVIGPIAASLALLVVFVVVERRAEQPIVPLHLFANRTYSLVNVASFFTAFCMYAGVVFLPRYFQEARGLSATSSGLHIYPLMLAMVVGSAVTGALISRTGRYKPWLVAATVLLVAGTTLCANLAAGTSEPLLVAWMALIGLGMGPMLSGLTVAIQRSVPPRYVGTASANLTFFRQIGGSVALAVAGTAYASVVTREAPAHGLPAAHAAATATVIPWLGVVGAVVALLALALLPNRNLLLDRSAARQEDLVPA; encoded by the coding sequence ATGCGATCCAAGAACGGACTCCTCCTCTTCGCCGTACTGGGCGGCATGTTCCTCGCGATGCTCGACCAGACGATCGTCGGCACCGCGCTGCCCAGGATCGTCGGCGAGCTCGGCGGCACCGGCCTCTACACCTGGGTGGTCACCGCCTATCTGCTGACCTCGACCATCACGGTCCCGTTGTACGGCAGGCTGTCCGACGCGTACGGCCGCAAGCCGCTCCTGCTGACCGGGGTGGCGCTGTTCCTGCTCGGCTCGGTCCTGTCCGGCGCGGCGCAGAGCATGGGGCAGCTCATCGCCTTCCGCGGCGTTCAGGGACTGGGCGCGGGCGCGCTGCTGCCGTTGTCGCTCGCGCTGGTGGTCGACCTGTTCCCGGCGGAGCGCAGTGGCCGCGTGCAGGGCGCGCTCGGCGGGGTCATGGCGCTGAGCTACCTCGCCGGGCCGTTCCTCGGCGGCCTGTTCACCGACCACGCGAGCTGGCGCTGGGCCTTCTACGTGAACGTGCCGATCGGCGCCGTCCTGGTGGCGATCATCGTGTGGCGGCTGCCGCACCGGCCTGGGCACGGCGGGGCCCGGCCCGACTACCTCGGCATCGCGGTCTTCAGCGCCGCGATCAGCGCGCTGCTCGTCGGGCTGACCGAGAAGGGCGTGGACGGCCACACCTGGACGAGCGGGCCGGTGATCGGGCCGATCGCCGCGTCACTCGCGCTGCTCGTGGTCTTCGTCGTGGTCGAGCGCCGGGCGGAGCAGCCCATCGTGCCGCTCCATCTCTTCGCGAACCGCACCTACTCGCTGGTCAACGTCGCCTCGTTCTTCACCGCGTTCTGCATGTACGCGGGAGTGGTCTTCCTGCCGCGCTACTTCCAGGAGGCGCGCGGCCTCAGCGCCACCTCCTCCGGGCTGCACATCTACCCGCTGATGCTGGCGATGGTGGTGGGCAGCGCGGTCACCGGCGCGCTCATCTCCCGCACCGGCCGGTACAAGCCCTGGCTCGTCGCCGCGACGGTTCTCCTGGTGGCGGGCACGACGTTGTGCGCGAACCTCGCCGCCGGCACCTCGGAGCCCCTGCTCGTCGCCTGGATGGCGCTGATCGGTCTCGGGATGGGGCCCATGCTGTCGGGCCTCACGGTCGCGATCCAGCGGTCCGTGCCGCCCCGGTACGTCGGCACGGCCAGCGCGAACCTGACGTTCTTCCGGCAGATCGGCGGCTCGGTCGCCCTGGCCGTCGCGGGCACGGCGTACGCGTCGGTGGTGACCCGGGAGGCCCCGGCGCACGGGCTGCCCGCCGCGCACGCCGCCGCGACCGCGACGGTGATCCCCTGGCTCGGGGTCGTGGGCGCGGTGGTCGCCCTCCTCGCGCTCGCGCTGCTGCCCAACCGGAACCTGTTGCTCGACCGGTCAGCGGCGCGGCAGGAGGACCTCGTCCCGGCGTGA
- a CDS encoding citrate/2-methylcitrate synthase encodes MKQTSSDGGDLGGGTPREAADKPTKGLADVVAASTALSDIDGKAGLLFYRGYDIHDLAGRTTFEETAHLLQRGSLPSRAQLADYGAELVRGRTLGALVERDIPEIAERQSPMEALRTLVSLAGGDDPDKDSNAPEANQRKAARLTAQQPILVARYHAARTGATLPETDPELSIAGNFLLQITGRRPERRAAEIFDTCLVLHADHTMNASTFAARVCAATLSDMHSAVVAAIGTLKGPLHGGANEQVMRTLEVLDPRGVAQAVRDRLAAGEKIMGFGHRVYKTEDPRATHLRRMSEELAEASGDDTFYRMSREMEEVVFAEKRLYPNVDFYAATVYHYLGIPTDLFTPVFSVSRMSGWTAHVIEQHADNRLIRPDSEYIGERDRKWVPIGER; translated from the coding sequence ATGAAGCAGACTTCCTCGGACGGGGGGGACTTGGGGGGTGGAACCCCCCGAGAGGCGGCAGACAAGCCCACCAAAGGACTCGCCGACGTCGTCGCCGCGTCCACAGCGCTGAGCGACATCGACGGCAAGGCGGGCCTGCTCTTCTACCGTGGCTACGACATCCACGACCTGGCCGGCCGCACCACCTTCGAAGAGACCGCCCACCTGCTCCAGCGCGGGTCGCTGCCGTCCCGGGCACAGCTCGCCGACTACGGCGCGGAGCTGGTGCGGGGCCGCACCCTGGGCGCGCTCGTCGAGCGCGACATCCCCGAGATCGCTGAGAGGCAGTCGCCCATGGAGGCGCTGCGCACGCTGGTCTCCCTGGCCGGCGGGGACGATCCGGACAAGGATTCCAACGCCCCTGAAGCCAATCAGCGCAAGGCCGCTCGGCTGACGGCCCAGCAGCCGATCCTGGTCGCCCGCTACCACGCGGCGCGGACCGGGGCGACGCTGCCCGAGACCGATCCCGAGCTGAGCATCGCCGGGAACTTCCTGCTCCAGATCACCGGCCGGCGCCCCGAGCGGCGCGCCGCCGAGATCTTCGACACCTGTCTCGTGCTGCACGCCGATCACACCATGAACGCCTCGACATTCGCCGCCCGGGTGTGCGCCGCCACGCTGTCCGACATGCACTCGGCCGTCGTCGCCGCCATCGGCACGCTCAAGGGGCCCCTGCACGGAGGCGCGAACGAGCAGGTCATGCGTACGCTGGAAGTGCTGGACCCGCGCGGCGTCGCCCAGGCCGTACGGGACAGACTGGCGGCGGGCGAGAAGATCATGGGATTCGGGCACCGCGTCTACAAGACGGAGGACCCCCGGGCGACGCACCTTCGGCGGATGTCGGAGGAGCTGGCCGAGGCCTCCGGCGACGACACCTTCTACCGGATGTCCCGGGAGATGGAGGAGGTCGTCTTCGCGGAGAAGCGCCTGTATCCGAACGTGGACTTCTACGCGGCGACCGTCTACCACTACCTGGGCATCCCGACGGATCTGTTCACTCCCGTGTTCTCGGTCAGCCGGATGTCGGGGTGGACCGCCCACGTGATCGAGCAGCACGCCGACAACCGGCTGATCAGGCCCGACAGCGAGTACATCGGCGAGCGCGACCGGAAATGGGTGCCCATCGGTGAGCGGTGA
- the galE gene encoding UDP-glucose 4-epimerase GalE, translating into MRLLVTGGAGYIGSVVAARLLERGHEVTVLDDLSTGHADAVPPGASFVRASITEAAGVLSEGFDAVLHFAAKSLVGESVERPGLYWSHNLGGTLALLDAMRQAGVDRIVFSSTAATYGEPERTPILETDPTRPGNPYGASKLAVDTALTAFAGLYGLGAVSLRYFNVAGAYGGFRERHTVETHLIPNVLKVALGERESVSVFGTDYPTPDGTCVRDYVHVTDLAAAHLLALDACAPGEHRIYNLGSGSGFSVREVVEVCREVTGHPIPVTTAPRRPGDPAVLVASSEKIQRELGWTQAHGSLRDMVADAWAACAKPA; encoded by the coding sequence GTGCGGTTGCTGGTTACTGGTGGAGCCGGGTACATCGGCAGCGTCGTGGCGGCGCGACTCCTGGAGCGCGGGCACGAGGTCACGGTGCTCGACGACCTGTCGACCGGGCACGCCGACGCGGTGCCGCCCGGCGCGTCGTTCGTGCGGGCGTCGATCACCGAGGCCGCCGGGGTGCTCTCCGAGGGGTTCGACGCCGTGCTCCACTTCGCCGCCAAGTCGCTGGTGGGCGAGTCGGTGGAGCGCCCGGGCCTCTACTGGTCGCACAACCTGGGCGGCACGCTGGCGCTGCTCGACGCCATGCGGCAGGCCGGAGTGGACCGGATCGTCTTCTCCTCCACCGCCGCGACGTACGGCGAGCCGGAGCGCACGCCGATCCTGGAGACCGACCCGACCCGGCCCGGCAACCCCTACGGCGCGTCCAAGCTCGCCGTGGACACCGCGCTGACCGCCTTCGCCGGCCTGTACGGCCTCGGCGCGGTCAGCCTGCGCTACTTCAACGTGGCCGGAGCGTACGGCGGGTTCCGCGAGCGGCACACGGTCGAGACCCATCTGATCCCCAACGTCCTGAAGGTGGCGCTCGGCGAGCGGGAGTCGGTGAGCGTCTTCGGCACCGACTACCCCACCCCGGACGGCACCTGCGTCCGCGACTACGTCCACGTCACCGATCTCGCGGCGGCCCACCTGCTCGCCCTCGACGCCTGTGCGCCCGGCGAGCACCGGATCTACAACCTGGGCAGCGGCAGCGGCTTCTCGGTGCGGGAGGTCGTCGAGGTGTGCCGGGAGGTGACCGGGCACCCCATCCCGGTGACCACCGCCCCGCGCCGTCCGGGTGACCCGGCCGTCCTGGTGGCGTCGTCGGAGAAGATCCAGCGCGAGCTCGGCTGGACGCAGGCGCACGGCTCCCTGCGCGACATGGTCGCCGACGCCTGGGCCGCCTGCGCGAAACCCGCCTGA
- a CDS encoding serine/threonine-protein kinase, which produces MPQIAPLQPGDPTRLGPFVLSGRLGEGGQGVVYLGEDQAGEQAAVKLLHVKFTGDAVARSRFARELRAAQRVASFCTVRVMAADLEGDTPYIASEFIDGRSLRETVEERGTVTGSALERLAVGTATALTAIHQAGIVHRDFKPDNVLLAVDGPRVVDFGIARILDSTATITSRAIGTPAYMAPEQISGGKVGPPADVFSWASTIAYAATGTVVFGGDSIAAVLNRILNHEIDTSTLPEPLAGVVRACLRKSPDERPTADQILLRLLGRTASGDASTTVLSEGAAHAADPAAKPFAGRAAPHHPDGRHGGQPSDQHGGQYGGQPGGGHGGSYGGSYGGSYGGSYGGSYGGSGGDARSGPHRFAGAAGGGPHEPAGEARYGPPNGAHNAAHNAAHNPAWRGRREGSTGPATGVGTWDTEAARALLSPAVGTDVRAGGATGTAAPASTPAGTGSYGSEPRGTGLHGSGPHGSGPHGPGPVAPHDPGPAPSRRSRRRGLLIAACATALAVLAGGGALVAREMGLLPFAAVGGETGEVGTPSSSPQARPTFASVLDKVARTGRLTIGVRGDLPGVALQQGTGSSGFEVDLATYIARRLKVPASGITFHRIGVGERVRALADGVVDMVVATYSYDDNRGDAVTFAGPYYTAHADLLVLAGSRIRKLDDLAGRRMCAPAGSATVRLVAGRVDVEQVPAGNYAQCMNLLTSGKVDAVPGDDLIIAGFANREVGLKLSVIGVRLRDQRYAVGLPRKDVRTCAAVEGAIQDLYADGTMRGLLHKHFGNVDFDSEAEAPAPLSCR; this is translated from the coding sequence ATGCCGCAGATCGCGCCGCTCCAACCGGGGGACCCGACCCGGCTCGGTCCCTTCGTGCTGTCCGGACGTCTCGGCGAGGGCGGCCAGGGCGTGGTCTACCTCGGCGAGGACCAGGCCGGCGAGCAGGCCGCGGTCAAGCTGCTGCACGTGAAGTTCACCGGCGACGCGGTCGCCAGGTCCCGTTTCGCCCGGGAGTTGCGGGCCGCCCAGCGGGTGGCGAGCTTCTGCACCGTGCGGGTCATGGCGGCCGACCTGGAGGGCGACACGCCGTACATCGCGAGCGAGTTCATCGACGGGCGGTCGCTGCGCGAGACGGTCGAGGAGCGGGGGACGGTGACGGGCTCGGCGCTGGAGCGCCTGGCCGTCGGCACGGCCACCGCGCTCACCGCCATCCACCAGGCGGGAATCGTCCACCGCGACTTCAAGCCCGACAACGTGCTGCTGGCCGTGGACGGGCCCCGGGTGGTCGACTTCGGCATCGCCCGCATCCTCGACTCGACCGCCACGATCACCAGCCGGGCGATCGGCACGCCCGCCTACATGGCCCCCGAGCAGATCTCCGGCGGCAAGGTCGGGCCCCCGGCCGACGTCTTCTCCTGGGCCTCGACGATCGCGTACGCCGCGACCGGCACCGTCGTCTTCGGCGGCGACTCGATCGCGGCCGTGCTCAACCGCATCCTCAACCACGAGATCGACACCTCGACGCTGCCCGAGCCGCTCGCCGGGGTGGTGCGGGCCTGCCTGCGCAAGTCACCGGACGAGCGCCCGACGGCCGACCAGATCCTGCTGCGCCTGCTCGGCCGTACGGCGTCGGGCGACGCCTCCACGACGGTGCTCTCCGAGGGAGCCGCGCACGCGGCCGATCCCGCGGCCAAGCCCTTCGCCGGACGCGCGGCCCCTCACCACCCCGACGGCCGGCACGGCGGTCAGCCCAGCGATCAGCACGGCGGCCAGTACGGCGGTCAGCCCGGTGGCGGGCACGGCGGCTCGTACGGCGGCTCGTACGGCGGCTCGTACGGCGGCTCGTACGGCGGCTCGTACGGCGGTTCCGGCGGCGACGCCCGGAGCGGCCCGCACCGGTTCGCCGGAGCGGCGGGCGGCGGTCCGCACGAACCCGCCGGCGAAGCCCGGTACGGCCCCCCGAACGGAGCCCACAACGCGGCCCACAACGCGGCCCACAACCCGGCCTGGCGCGGCCGGCGCGAGGGCTCCACCGGCCCCGCGACGGGCGTGGGGACCTGGGACACCGAGGCGGCACGTGCGTTACTGTCGCCCGCGGTCGGCACCGACGTCCGTGCGGGCGGGGCTACGGGCACCGCCGCCCCGGCGTCCACGCCCGCGGGGACCGGATCGTACGGATCGGAGCCGCGGGGGACCGGACTGCACGGGTCGGGGCCGCACGGGTCAGGGCCGCATGGGCCGGGGCCGGTGGCGCCGCACGATCCGGGACCGGCGCCGTCCCGGCGGTCCCGGCGCAGGGGCCTGCTGATCGCCGCGTGCGCGACCGCGCTCGCCGTCCTGGCCGGCGGGGGCGCGCTCGTCGCGAGAGAGATGGGCCTCCTCCCGTTCGCCGCGGTCGGCGGAGAGACCGGCGAGGTGGGGACCCCGTCGAGCAGCCCCCAGGCCCGGCCCACGTTCGCGTCCGTGCTCGACAAGGTGGCGCGCACCGGACGGCTGACCATCGGCGTACGGGGAGACCTGCCGGGCGTCGCCCTGCAGCAGGGGACGGGGTCCAGCGGGTTCGAGGTCGACCTCGCCACGTACATCGCCAGGCGCCTCAAGGTCCCCGCGAGCGGGATCACCTTCCACCGGATCGGCGTCGGCGAACGGGTGCGGGCCCTGGCCGACGGCGTGGTCGACATGGTCGTCGCGACGTACTCCTACGACGACAACCGGGGCGACGCCGTCACCTTCGCGGGGCCCTACTACACGGCCCACGCCGACCTGCTGGTGCTCGCCGGCTCACGGATCAGGAAGCTCGACGACCTCGCCGGGCGCCGGATGTGCGCGCCCGCCGGGAGCGCGACGGTCCGGCTCGTCGCGGGCAGGGTGGACGTCGAGCAGGTCCCCGCCGGCAACTACGCCCAGTGCATGAACCTGCTGACCAGCGGAAAAGTCGACGCCGTCCCCGGAGACGACCTCATCATCGCCGGCTTCGCGAACCGGGAGGTGGGCCTGAAGCTGTCGGTGATCGGTGTGCGGCTGAGGGACCAGCGGTACGCCGTCGGCCTGCCCAGGAAGGACGTGCGCACCTGCGCGGCCGTCGAGGGCGCGATCCAGGACCTGTACGCCGACGGCACGATGCGGGGCCTGCTGCACAAGCACTTCGGCAACGTCGACTTCGACTCCGAGGCAGAGGCCCCGGCCCCCCTCTCCTGCCGCTGA
- a CDS encoding CARDB domain-containing protein, translating into MGRRVVTGLVCVFVAGTPHPALAAPGTAPAQGRWGTADLTVGITASPKVAQPGQPLTYHVSVHNNGPGDAVLPTLRVRLPRDFQILNVGVAECGPGSVRNEVVCRSSDDVLPGGSGDMTITGMIRPGAHGPLRARADLTSEVLDDDEADNTAEAVTRVDEGTDLAMRFSSSTRYTRPGHWFAVRAEVRNRGPRIVRDAYVFFQPQEARLQSATGARCHRSRQFVGCALPPIRSGSRGLLRLVFRVPSRASHAVATMATVYSRRFGDRRPANNRASMRVALRRA; encoded by the coding sequence ATGGGTCGCAGGGTCGTCACGGGGTTGGTCTGTGTCTTCGTCGCGGGAACGCCGCACCCGGCGCTCGCCGCGCCGGGGACGGCGCCGGCGCAGGGCCGCTGGGGGACCGCCGATCTCACGGTCGGGATCACCGCGTCGCCGAAGGTCGCGCAACCCGGGCAGCCGCTGACCTACCACGTCAGCGTGCACAACAATGGCCCGGGAGACGCGGTGCTGCCGACGCTGCGGGTCCGGCTGCCCCGCGACTTCCAGATCCTGAACGTCGGAGTGGCCGAATGCGGGCCCGGCTCGGTCCGCAACGAGGTGGTCTGCCGGTCCTCCGACGACGTCCTGCCGGGCGGCTCGGGGGACATGACGATCACGGGCATGATCCGGCCGGGGGCGCACGGACCCCTCCGCGCGCGGGCCGACCTGACCTCCGAGGTGCTGGACGACGACGAGGCCGACAACACGGCCGAGGCGGTGACCAGGGTCGACGAGGGCACCGACCTGGCCATGCGGTTCAGCTCCTCCACCCGGTACACCCGTCCCGGGCACTGGTTCGCCGTACGGGCGGAGGTGCGCAACCGGGGACCCCGGATCGTCCGGGACGCCTACGTGTTCTTCCAGCCGCAGGAGGCCCGGCTCCAGTCGGCGACCGGAGCGCGCTGCCACCGGAGCCGCCAGTTCGTCGGCTGCGCGCTGCCGCCGATCAGGTCGGGGTCGCGGGGGCTGCTCAGGCTGGTCTTCCGGGTGCCGTCCCGGGCCTCCCACGCCGTGGCGACGATGGCCACCGTCTACTCGCGCCGCTTCGGCGACCGCCGGCCGGCCAACAACCGGGCCAGCATGCGCGTGGCCCTGCGCCGCGCCTGA
- a CDS encoding FHA domain-containing protein, translated as MEGPFIRIEDSGEVVPLRPDVTTIGRGRGADIRLADPSVSRLHAEFVRRGPYLYVVDLGLSRNGTRVNGRPIARRVLDDGDVVSFGAARARVGGIPREDLAPEVELRRAAAPELTRREVDVLTSLCRPALSDEAFVAPATAREIADDLVVTEAAVKQHLLRLYQKFRIPEGTNRRTRLANEVVALGLVRPTPVVPPQRAGGPAEPEPQRAPVGRRAS; from the coding sequence GTGGAGGGGCCGTTCATACGGATCGAGGACAGCGGCGAGGTGGTACCGCTGCGCCCCGACGTCACCACGATCGGTCGCGGCCGAGGCGCGGACATCCGGCTGGCGGATCCGAGCGTGTCACGGTTGCACGCCGAATTCGTCCGTCGCGGGCCCTACCTGTACGTCGTTGATCTGGGGCTGTCCCGCAACGGCACACGGGTGAACGGCAGGCCGATCGCCAGGAGGGTGCTGGACGACGGCGACGTCGTCTCCTTCGGCGCCGCCCGGGCCCGGGTCGGCGGGATCCCGCGTGAGGACCTCGCTCCCGAGGTCGAACTGCGCCGGGCCGCCGCGCCGGAACTGACCCGCCGCGAGGTCGACGTGCTGACCTCGCTGTGCCGCCCCGCCCTGTCGGACGAGGCGTTCGTGGCGCCGGCCACGGCCCGCGAGATCGCCGACGACCTGGTGGTGACCGAGGCGGCGGTCAAGCAGCACCTGCTGCGGCTCTACCAGAAGTTCCGCATCCCGGAGGGCACCAACCGGCGGACCAGGCTGGCCAACGAGGTCGTCGCCCTCGGCCTCGTACGGCCCACGCCGGTCGTGCCGCCGCAGCGAGCGGGCGGCCCCGCCGAACCGGAGCCGCAACGCGCCCCCGTGGGCCGCCGGGCCTCCTGA
- a CDS encoding PadR family transcriptional regulator, whose translation MSLRIALLGLLTAYGSASGYDLAKSFEKSVAHVWQAGHSQIYPELAKMAADGLVTVEAEGARGRKIYTITAEGRAELREWLVGHDPTGPTRSEVALQAFLLPLLDAPEAVAVLERFRAYSEQKLLELEALWTAKHSAPVPEGTARVRFGNLALDLGIRQTRMVLQWADDAIAEIRAQS comes from the coding sequence ATGTCCCTGCGCATCGCCCTCCTCGGTCTGCTCACGGCGTACGGCTCGGCGAGCGGCTACGACCTGGCCAAGTCGTTCGAGAAGTCGGTGGCCCACGTCTGGCAGGCCGGCCACAGCCAGATCTATCCGGAGCTCGCCAAGATGGCCGCGGACGGGCTGGTGACGGTCGAGGCGGAGGGCGCCCGGGGCCGGAAGATCTACACGATCACCGCCGAGGGCCGCGCCGAGCTGCGCGAATGGCTGGTGGGCCACGATCCCACGGGTCCGACGCGGAGTGAGGTCGCGCTGCAGGCGTTCCTCCTCCCGCTGCTCGACGCGCCGGAGGCGGTGGCCGTGCTGGAGCGGTTCCGGGCTTACTCGGAGCAGAAGCTGTTGGAGCTGGAGGCCCTCTGGACGGCCAAGCACTCGGCGCCCGTCCCGGAGGGGACGGCGCGGGTCAGGTTCGGCAATCTCGCCCTGGATCTCGGGATCCGGCAGACCCGCATGGTGCTCCAGTGGGCGGACGACGCGATCGCCGAGATCCGCGCCCAATCCTGA
- a CDS encoding YafY family protein, whose protein sequence is MANTSDRTLRLLSLLQNHRHWPGAELAERLGVSARTLRRDIDRLRELGYPVEAQRGVDGGYQLAPGAALPPLVIDDDEAVALALGLQAAAQGAVEGIAEASVRALAKVVQVMPARLRRRIDALGAMTVRGGWDGAARASVDPAVLTAIALACRDSQQLRFSYTASGGRRTERHVEPHRLVCLGRHWYLLAYDLVRHDWRSFRIDRLTAPHDTGSRFRPRELPAADVAEFVRAGRDSLPRPYRVEVLVDAPAATVRERIGRWSMIEEVDDEHCRVRMTADSLDWPAMTLGVAGADFRVIEPPELLDRIHEWGARFNRSEKALPSS, encoded by the coding sequence ATGGCGAATACCAGCGACCGGACGCTGCGGCTGCTGTCCCTGCTGCAGAACCACCGGCACTGGCCCGGCGCCGAACTGGCCGAGCGGCTGGGAGTCTCGGCCCGCACCCTGCGCCGGGACATCGACCGGCTGCGGGAGCTGGGCTATCCGGTCGAGGCGCAGCGCGGCGTGGACGGCGGTTACCAGCTCGCCCCAGGCGCGGCACTGCCCCCTCTGGTCATCGACGACGACGAGGCGGTGGCCCTGGCCCTCGGACTGCAGGCCGCCGCCCAGGGGGCGGTGGAAGGCATCGCCGAGGCCTCGGTGCGGGCGCTGGCCAAGGTGGTGCAGGTGATGCCGGCCCGGCTGCGGCGCCGGATCGACGCGCTGGGCGCGATGACCGTGCGCGGCGGCTGGGACGGCGCGGCCAGGGCGAGCGTCGACCCGGCCGTGCTCACGGCGATCGCGCTGGCCTGCCGGGACAGCCAACAGCTCCGCTTCTCCTACACCGCCTCCGGCGGCCGGCGCACAGAACGGCACGTCGAACCTCATCGGCTGGTCTGTCTCGGCCGCCACTGGTACCTGCTCGCCTACGACCTCGTCCGGCACGACTGGCGCAGCTTCCGGATCGACCGGCTCACCGCGCCCCACGACACCGGTTCCCGTTTCCGGCCCCGGGAGCTCCCCGCCGCGGACGTCGCCGAGTTCGTGCGGGCCGGCCGGGACAGCCTGCCCCGGCCGTACCGGGTGGAGGTCCTGGTCGACGCCCCGGCCGCGACCGTGCGCGAACGGATCGGCAGGTGGAGCATGATCGAGGAGGTCGACGACGAGCACTGCCGGGTGCGCATGACGGCCGACTCCCTGGACTGGCCGGCGATGACGCTGGGCGTGGCCGGCGCTGATTTCCGTGTCATCGAACCGCCCGAACTGCTCGACCGAATCCATGAGTGGGGAGCCAGGTTCAACCGGTCCGAGAAAGCTCTTCCCTCGTCTTAG
- a CDS encoding DUF3017 domain-containing protein has protein sequence MSGDIEDRGGRHGRDVRAGESTAWGPYLLVVAGVAAGLGAIGLGAAVSTGGAVMGGAFLAGSVARLATPDRRAGVLAVRGRRADAITLAAFGAALVAGSLLMLLRLHDS, from the coding sequence GTGAGCGGTGACATCGAGGACCGCGGCGGCAGGCATGGGAGAGACGTGAGAGCGGGCGAGAGCACGGCCTGGGGGCCGTACCTGCTGGTGGTGGCAGGTGTGGCCGCCGGCCTGGGCGCGATCGGGCTGGGGGCGGCGGTGTCCACCGGCGGAGCGGTGATGGGCGGCGCCTTCCTCGCCGGATCCGTCGCCCGGCTGGCGACGCCCGACCGGCGGGCGGGTGTGCTCGCGGTCCGCGGCAGGCGGGCCGACGCGATCACGCTCGCGGCCTTCGGCGCGGCTCTCGTGGCCGGCTCGTTGCTCATGCTGCTGCGCCTGCACGACTCGTAG
- a CDS encoding NADP-dependent isocitrate dehydrogenase, with product MPKIKVAGPVVELDGDEMTRIIWQFIKDQLILPYLDVDLKYYDLGIEHRDATDDQVTIDAANAIKQYGVGVKCATITPDEARVEEFGLKKMWRSPNGTIRNILGGVIFREPIIMSNVPRLVPGWTKPIVVGRHAFGDQYRATDLKVPGEGTLTLTFTPKDGGEPIELNVFDFPGSGVALAMYNLDESIRDFARASMRYGLNRGYPVYLSTKNTILKAYDGRFKDIFAEVYESEFKADFEAAGITYEHRLIDDMVAASLKWEGGYVWACKNYDGDVQSDTVAQGFGSLGLMTSVLMTPDGRTVEAEAAHGTVTRHYRQHQQGKPTSTNPIASIFAWTRGLQHRGKLDNQPEVIDFAEKLEQVCVETVEGGQMTKDLALLVGGDAEWLTTQDFLAALDENLKKKMSA from the coding sequence ATGCCCAAGATCAAGGTAGCGGGACCTGTCGTCGAGCTCGACGGCGACGAGATGACCCGGATCATCTGGCAGTTCATCAAGGACCAGCTGATCCTTCCCTACCTCGACGTCGACCTGAAGTACTACGACCTCGGCATTGAGCACCGCGACGCCACCGACGACCAGGTCACGATCGACGCCGCCAACGCCATCAAGCAGTACGGCGTGGGCGTCAAGTGCGCGACGATCACGCCGGACGAGGCGCGGGTCGAGGAGTTCGGCCTGAAGAAGATGTGGAGGTCCCCGAACGGGACGATCCGCAACATCCTCGGTGGTGTCATCTTCCGTGAGCCGATCATCATGTCGAACGTCCCCCGGCTGGTGCCCGGCTGGACCAAGCCGATCGTCGTCGGCCGTCACGCCTTCGGCGACCAGTACCGCGCCACCGACCTCAAGGTGCCGGGCGAGGGCACCCTGACGTTGACCTTCACCCCGAAGGACGGCGGCGAGCCGATCGAGCTGAACGTCTTCGACTTCCCCGGCTCGGGCGTCGCCCTGGCCATGTACAACCTGGACGAGTCGATCCGCGACTTCGCCCGCGCCTCGATGCGGTACGGCCTCAACCGCGGCTACCCGGTCTACCTGTCGACCAAGAACACGATCCTCAAGGCGTACGACGGCCGGTTCAAGGACATCTTCGCCGAGGTGTACGAGAGCGAGTTCAAGGCCGACTTCGAAGCCGCCGGGATCACCTACGAGCACCGGCTGATCGACGACATGGTGGCCGCCTCCCTGAAGTGGGAGGGCGGGTATGTCTGGGCCTGCAAGAACTACGACGGCGACGTGCAGTCGGACACCGTGGCGCAGGGCTTCGGCTCGCTCGGCCTCATGACCAGTGTGCTGATGACCCCCGACGGCCGCACGGTCGAGGCCGAGGCCGCGCACGGCACGGTGACCCGGCACTACCGCCAGCACCAGCAGGGCAAGCCGACGTCCACGAACCCGATCGCCTCGATCTTCGCCTGGACCCGGGGCCTGCAGCACCGTGGCAAGCTCGACAACCAGCCCGAGGTGATCGACTTCGCCGAGAAGCTGGAGCAGGTCTGCGTGGAGACCGTCGAGGGCGGCCAGATGACCAAGGACCTCGCGCTCCTGGTCGGCGGCGACGCCGAGTGGCTGACCACCCAGGACTTCCTCGCGGCGCTCGACGAGAACCTGAAGAAGAAAATGTCTGCCTAA